A region of the Pseudarthrobacter sp. MM222 genome:
CGTCGGCCATCTCCTCACCGCCTCACCCAAGGAGCAACGATGAGCCTCACCGCTTCGCACCGGCCCCCGCTGGTGGAAGAGGTCACCGCCAAGCTGCGGGCCCTGATCCACTCCGGGGAATGGCCGCTGCAGCAGCGCATCCCGGCCGAACCGGAGCTGATGGCCGCCCTCGGGATCTCCCGCGGGACCCTGCGCGAGGCGATCAAGGCCCTCGCCCACAGCGGCATGCTGGACGTCCGCCGCGGAGACGGCACCTACGTCCGGGCCACCAGCGAGATTTCCGGCGCCGCCCAGCGGATGTACCAGGACCATTCCGGGGAGCACATTCTCGAAGTCAGGGTGGGGCTCGACACCCAGGCGGCACGGCTCGCTGCCCGCCATGCGACGGCCGGGGACATCGCCGCCATGCACGAACTGCTGGCGGCGCGCCGCGTCGCCTGGCTGGCCGAAGACTTTTCCACCTGGGCCAGCGCCGACTGGGACTTCCACCTGATGGTGGCCAAGGCGTCCGCCAACCCCCTGCTGCATGAGCTCTATGTCAGTTTTGGCGTCGTGTTCTCCGCCGATCTGCTCCGGCAGCAGCGCCGGAAAGGGTTTGATGGACTGCCGCATGAGGGTCATGGTGAGTTGCTGGAGGCGATTTCCGCGCGGGACGAGGCCGCCGCCGTCGAGAGCGTCACCCGGAACCTGAATTCCTGTGCGGAGTGGCTCCGGGAGTAACGTTCAAGGGTTTCCCAAGGTCACGGGAAGATGCTCAACTCAGCGGTCAGCCCAAGCGCCCCCAATCGCCCGCTGACCGGAGTTGACATCGGCGCCTGCCAATGCCGGATTCGAACGGCCGGCCCCTGCGCCCAGCAGCAGGGGCCCGGCACGACAAAGGCCTCCGGGTCGGAACCGACGTTCCGTCCGGAGGCCTTTGTGTCTATCCCGGCAGCGGCGCGCCGCCGATCAGCGGGAGAGGCCCTTGAAGACGTTCTTGGGGCGCTGCATCTCGCCGTGCTTGGCACCGAGCACGATCACCCAGCCGGCGAACACCGGGATGGCCCACTGCAGCACCTTCAACTGCTGCTGCGCGGAACGGAGTTCGTCGGATGCGCCGGGCTTCGGCTCCGTTGCCCCTTCAGCGCCCTCGTTGGCCAGCTTCTCGACCTTGGTGCCCTGCAGGCCTGCGTACAGCGTCACGGCGGCGCCGGCAAGGGTGACGATGGACTTGTAGATGGTCAGCCGGGTGACGCCGTCCTGCTTGGCCATCCGGTCCTTGTTCTCCCAGATGACGGCGAGCCCGGCAAGGATATGCGCGCTGAACGCGGCCGTCTGGACGGGCGCCCACTTCTTCCAGCCCAGGCTCGAAAGCCGGGTACGTTCGGCGGGGTCCTTGGCCTCCGCCGCGGCACCGTTCAGCCCAATGGCGCCCATCAGCGAGCCGCCGAACCAGGCGCCAGCCGTCAGGTCGTGAATGGATCGGGCAATGAGATTACCTGCCATGTCGAGCTTCCTATCGTTTTTAGTCGAATCCGGAGTACCGGCGGCAGCCGCCGACGCCGTTGCCGCCGGGAGCATGTCCAAAACCGCGGGCATGATCCCGCTATAGTAAGCACACTTACCAACATCTTGGTAGTCCCGGAGTTCGGCGGCCGACAACCCCGGAAGAGCGGCACCGGCGCGTAAGATCATGGCCATGAAAGAAACTGGTCACCTCTTCGGTTGGTCCTTCGGCGACCCGTCGCGGGCCCACGAGCCGGGCTACCTGGACAGCCTCCGCGGAGCGGCGCTGGCGAACGCGAAGCAGGACGCCGCCTCGCGCGGTTTCGACGTGGAAGCGGGGATGGAAACGTACGCGGTGATCGAACAGGGCGAGACCCTGATCGAGGTGGACTCCGCGCCCGGCGGACTCATCGTCCGGTGCACCGTGACGATCGTGGGTGCGGGCGCGGGAAAAGTCCACCCCGAGGGGCCCATGAACGGGTAAAAATTGAACAGTTGAACGGACGAACGGGGACCAAGCGGATGCCATCCAATGAAACGGCCATCGGGGAAGCCGCCGACGCCGCGGAGGCCGCGTCGAACAGCACCGTGCTCGACGTCGTCGCGCGCGCCGGTTTCGCCGTGATGGCGCTGCTGCACATCGTCATCGGCGCGATCGCCGTCGCCCTTGTGCTGGGTGCCCCGGGCCAGGCCGAGCCGACCGGTGCCATCGAGCAACTCGCCGCCAACCCTTGGGGGCCCGCCGTGATGTGGGCCGGATTCATCGGCTGCGCCGGGTTGTCGCTCTGGCAGCTCAGCGAGGCAACGCTGCGCGCCCGCCACCTCCCGCGCGGCAAGCGGCTGGGAAAGCTCGTCTCCTCCGGCTTCCTGAGCATCGCGTACGGCAGCGTCGGGCTGAGCTTCGCAGGTTTCGCGGTCGGCAACCGGGGTGATTCGGGCGACTCGACCCGGGACTTCAGCAGGGCGCTCGTGCAGAGCCCCTTCGGCGTCCCGGTGCTGATCGCCCTCGGCCTGACAATCATCGGGATCGGGGTGTACTTCATCATTAAGGGGGCCGGGAAGAAGTTTAAGGACGAGCTGCGCTATTTCGAGGGAACGCACCGCGGCCATCTCGTCAGCGTCCTGGGCGTCGCCGGCCATATCGCCAAGGGTGTGGCCCTGATCCTGACCGGGCTGCTCTTCGTCATTGCCGCGGCCACCAATGACCCGGGCTCGTCCACCGGGCTCGACGGCAGCCTCAAGGCCCTGCAGGACCACCCCTTCGGCCCGGTTCTGCTGGTGGCCATTGGGGCCGGATTCATTGCCTACGGGGCGTTCGCGCTGGTCCGCGCGCGCTTTGGCCGGATGTAGCCGCGGCTCGGAGATTCAGCCGGCGGCCTTCCGCAGCGGGACCACATCGCCCTCCTGATAGAGCAGCGACCGGAGCTCGGATTCGGCGGAGTCGAGCCGCTTCGCGTCGATCGTCTCCCCCTCGGCGAAATGGTCCAGCAGGCGCGGGTCCACATAGCTCTTCCGGGCGATCGACGGTGTGTTGCCCAGGACGGCGGCGGCGTCCTGCATGGCGCTACTCACGGCACTCTTCCGGGCCGCCACCTTGGGTTGCGGGCCACTCTTCGCCAGGCTGACAGCTGCGGCGACCGTGCCCCGCAGGGTGCGGAAGTCCTTCGCAGTGAAGTCCTCCCCCGTGCGCTCCTTGACGTACTCGTTGATGTCGGCGCTGGTTACCGGGTGCCAGCTCCGGCCGTCCTTGTAGGCCAGCAACCGCGCGTTGCCGCCACGGCGCTTGAGCTGCCGCACGACCGCGGCAAGGTCGGCGTCCTTGATCCGCGACTCCCAGGTCTTGCCGCTCTTGGCGGGGAAACTGAGTCTGAGCTCGTCCTTGTGCACCTTGACGTGGGCGCAGAGCAGGGTGGCCAGGCCGTGGCTGCCGTTTTCGTTGGTGTAGCGCTCCGAGCCGACCCGCAGGGACCCGCTGTCGAGCATCCGGAAGGCGGCTGCCAGGACCCGCTCGCGGGTCAGGCCCTCGGAGCGCAGGTCCATGGTCACCAGGCGGCGCGCGGAAGGGAGCGTCTCGGCCAGCTGGAGCGAACGGTCGAACTTCAGCCGGTCCTTCCGTTCGCGCCAGGACGGGTGGTAGATGTACTGCCGCCGGCCCACGGCATCGAGGCCGGTGGCCTGGATGTGCCCGTTGTCGTACGGGGCGATCCAGACGTCCGTCCAGGCCGGCGGGATCCCGATGCCTTCCAGGCGCTCCCGCACCGGTCCCGGGGGCAGTGTGGACCCGTCCAGGTCCTTGTAACTGAACCCGGTACCGGCGGGAACCCGGCGGTAGCCGCGGCCGGACGCGTTGCTGTGACGGAGCCTCATGACGGTAAGCCTACTGACTACCGACGGCGAATGGGCAGCCCCGGTGCTTACAGCTGGGCTGCGACCCCGCCGCGGGAGATCTCCACCATGTCCTCGCGGGGCACTACTTTGATGCGTTCGCGCTGGACCGGGACGCCGTGCGACTCGCCGGCAGCCGTTGCCTTGGCGCCCAGGGCACGCTCGTGCTCGTCCAGGGCCAGCCAGCCTTCCCAGCTGGTGTACTGGACGCCGCGGCCCGTGAGGAGCTCGACGACAGCCTCCGGCGCGGGGGCGGCAGCGAGGGGCAGCTGTGCGCGGTCCTCCAGCAGGTAGGTCACGGTTTCCAGTGCGTCGCCCTTGGTGTGGCCGATCAGGCCCACGGGTCCGCGCTTAATCCAGCCGGTCGCGTAGATGCCCGGCACGTGGGTGCCGGCGGCGTCGAGGACGCGGCCGCCGTCGTTCGGCACAACCCCCTTGCTGTGGTCGAACTCCACCTCCGGCAGCGAGGACCCGAAGTAGCCGATCGCGCGGTACACGGCCTGGACCGGGTAATCCACAAACTCGCCGGTGCCGCGGGCGTTGCCCGTGCCGTCAAGTTCGGTGCGTTCGAACTTGATGCCGGCGACGCGGCCGGGGGCTTCGGCGTCGTCGTAGACCTCAACCGGGCTGTGCAGGAAGTGCAGGTGCAGCCGGCGGGAGGCCGTCAGCTCGGAGAGCTCCTCGGGCTGTTCGGCGATCCAGTTGGTGAGGGTGCCAACCATGGTCTTGGTCTGGTTGTTGCTCTGGATCTGGCGGTCCGATTCGGCGTCGAACTCGAAGTCTTCGGCGTAGAGGATGATGTCCACGTCCTTGGAATGGGAGAGTTCGCGCAGTTCCAAGGGCGTGAACTTGACCTGGGCGGGGCCGCGGCGGCCGAACACGTGCACGTCCGTGACGGGCGAGGACTTCAGCCCGGCGTAGACGTTGTCCGGGATCTCGGAGACCAGGAGGTCGTCCGCGTGCTTGGAGAGCATGCGGGCCACGTCGAGGGCCACGTTGCCGTTGCCGATCACGGCGATCTCCTTGGCGTCCAGCGGCCATTCGCGGGAAACATCGGGGTGGCCGTCGTACCAGGAGACGAAGTCGGCGCCGCCGTAGGAGCCCTCGAGTTCGATGCCCGGGATGTTCAGGTCCGCGTCCTTGATGGCGCCGGTGGCGAAGATGATGGCGTCGTAGTGGGTGCGGAGGTCCTCGAGCGAGAGGTCCGTGCCGTAGTCCACGTTGCCGAAGAAGCGGATGTCGCCGCGGTCCAGGACCTTGTGCAGGGCGTTGACGATGCCCTTGATGCGCGGGTGGTCCGGGGCAACGCCGTAGCGGATCAGGCCGTAGGGTGCCGGGTAGCGGTCGAAGAGGTCGATGCTCACGGTGAGCTCGCCGCTCTTGACGGCCTCGCTCTTGGTGAGGATGTCGGCGGCGTAGACGCCGGCCGGTCCGGAGCCGACGACGGCGATGCGCAGCGGGCGGGCAGCGGTTCCTACAGGGGTGCTGATTGACACGGCTGTGTTCCTTTTTTCTGTTCCGGCCCAACTGATTCGCAGCTAAGGGTCGTTATGAGGGCTCATAACGGCCTCTGCTGCGAGCTCGTTGGGTCGGGCTACGGGGTCAGTGCGCGGGACTTGGTGGTGCGGGGCGTGCGGGGAGCGTTCGGGGAGGTGGTGCTGTAGTCTGCGGTCTTGAAGTGCGACGGCGCGAACGGGCTGACGCGGACGACGTCGCCGATGACGATCACGGCAGGGTTCGCGACGCCGGCGGCCTCCGCCTGGTCCGCAATTGTCCCGAGCGTTCCGATGGTCACCCGCTGGTTCGGCAGGTAGCCATTCTCTACGATGCCAACAGGTGTCCCTGCTGGCAAACCGGCACGGGCCAGGGAAGCGGCGGAGTCACGGAGCTGGCCGACGCCCATGAGCAGGATCACGGTGTGATCGGCGCGGGCCGGGACCTCGGAGAGCTCCTCGTGGCCGGTGACCACGCTGAAGCCTTTGGCGAGGCCGCGGTGCGTGACCGGGATTCCCGCGGCGGCCGGAACGGAGATGGCCGAGGTCACGCCCGGGACCACTTCCACCTCGACGCCGTTCTGCCGGCAGAACTCGGCTTCCTCGCCGCCGCGGCCCAAAACGTAGGGGTCGCCGCCCTTGAGCCGGACTACGCGGTGTCCCTGCACGGCCTCGTCAACCAGGATCCGGTTGATTTCCGACTGCGGGACCGGATGGTGTCCGGGGGTCTTGCCAACTTCGATGACGCGGACGTCCGGGGCCAGCTCGCCGAGGAGTTCGCGGGGGCCCAGACGGTCCGCCACCACGACGTCGGCCTGGCCGAGCAGCCGCCGTCCGCGGACCGTGATAAGCCCGGTGTCGCCGGGTCCCCCGCCGACCAGGGCCACGGAACCGCCGGACGCCCGCCGCCGGCGCAACGGCAGGTCGCCGGTTTCCAGGGCAGTGGCGACGGCGTCGCGGAGGGCCATGGCGCGGCGCGGGTCTCCGCCGGCGTTTACGGCGATCTTGATATCGTCCACGACTGCGACGGCCGGGGTCCAGGCTGCGGAGGATTCATGGTCGGAGGCGTTGACGCACCAGACGCGCTGCGCTTCCGCGTCGGCAGAGACCTGCGCGTCAACAGCGGGGATGCCGGTGGCGGTCTGGACGAACCAGACGCCGTCGACGTCGGACGTCCGGTACGGGCGCGGCTTCCAGGTGAGGAGGCCGGCGTCGGCAAGGCCAAGAAGCGCCGGCGAGGCGAGCGGGGCCACGACGGTGACGAGGGCGCCGGCGTCGAGCAGTCCCCTGGCGCGGCGGGCAGCGACCGGGCCGCCGCCCACCACCAGCACGGGGCGGCCGAGGAGGCGCAGCGCCGTGGGGTAAATGTCCTGAATTGCCATGCATCGACGATAGGGCCCCGTTCTGAAGCGGAACAACGGCGCGGAAACACCCGTTCACGCGGGGTAACGTTCCGTCACATAGGTTTCAGCCCTTCCTGCCCTCGGTGGCCACTCCCTCGATAAAGTGCCGCTGGCCGACGGCGAAGAGCACCAGCATCGGCAGCGTGATCAGCAGCGTCGCCACCATGACGTACTGGTAGTCGCCCTGGCCGCCGTTGGTCGGGCTGAATTTGGTCATGGCGTAGGCGATCCCGAGCGGGGCCGTGAACCCTTCCACCGAGCCTGCGTTGAGGTAGATCAGGGCGGACTGGAGGTTGTTCCAGCTGGCCTGGAACTCGAAGATGAAGATCACCACGAGCGAGGGGATGGACAGCGGCAGGGCGATCCGGCGGAACAGGCCGAAGTAGCTCGCACCGTCTATCCGGGCGGCCTCGAAGAGCTCCCGGGGCAGGCCCAGGAAGAATTGGCGCTGCAGGAAGATGTAGAACGCTGAGCCGAACAGGTTCATGCCGAACATCGGGATCCAGGTCCCCAGCACCCCGAGGTTCTTCCAGATCAGGTACTGCGGGACCATGGTGACGGCGCCCGGCAGCATCATTGTGGCGAGCACCAGGCCGAACAGGAGGGTGCGGCCGGGGAAACGGAAATAGGCGAAGCCGAACGCCACCATTGAACTGGAGACGGTGACCAGCAGCGCGGCCAGCAGGGCAATGATGAAGCTGTTGCCCACCCAGTGCAGGAGGGGCAACTGATCCCATACTTCGACGTAGTTCTCGGGAGCGAAGGTCCGCGGTATCAGGGAGTTGTCGAAGACCTCGGCGCGCGGTTTCAGGCTCGCCGAGATCAGCCAGACCAGGGGGTACAGGAACGCAGCACTGATGACGATGAGCAGGGCCCACAATGCCACTTGGGCAGCAGTCGAACGCGGCGACCGGCGACGCTTCCGCCGCCCGGCTGGTCGGGCCTGGCCCGCATGTCCGCCCGGTCCGGCGGCATCCGGCCCCTCTGGCGCGTCGGCCGTCGAACCTGGCGGGGTGGTTCCTATGGTTGCCATCAGTTTTTGTCCCCCTCGTAGTAGACAAACCGGTTGCCGATCTTCACTTGCAACAGGCTGATCAGCAGAATGATCACGAAGAGCACCCACGCCATCGCCGAAGCAAAGCCGAAGTTGAATTCGCGGAAGGCCTGCTGGAACAGGTAGATGCCGTAGAACAGCGAGGACTCCGGCGAGGAATTCGTCTGGTCCCGCCAGAACAGCAGATAGGCCTGGTCAAACACCTGCAGGGCCGCGATCGTCAGCACGATGACGTTGAAGAAGAGGGCGCCGGAGATCATCGGGACCGTGATGGAGAAGAACTTCCGTACCGGCCCGGCACCGTCGAGGGCGGCGACCTCGTACAGATCCCTCGGCACGCTCTTGAGTGCGGCCAGGAAGATCACCATGGTGCCGCTGACTCCCCAGAGTGTCATCAGGACGATTGAGGGTTTCACCCATGCCGGGTCGATCAGCCACTGCGGACCGGCGATCCCGAAGAAGCCCAACGCCTGGTTGATGGCCCCGGTATTTCCATTGAGCAGCAGCAGGAACACCGACGCTGTGGCCACGGAGGGCGTCATCTTGGGGAGGTAGTAGACGGTCCGGAAGAAGCCGGCACCCCGGCCAACCCGGTTCAGCAGCAGCGCCAGCCCCAGGGCCACACAGATCTCCAGCGGCACGGCCAGCACCGCGTAGAAAAGCGTGTTGGCAAGCGAGAGCGCCACCTTGGGATCGTCGAACAGGAGCGCGTAGTTGGCTGTGCCCACCGGCCGTGCCACGTTGGTCGCCAGGTTGTACCGGCTGAAGGAGATCACCAGGCTGTAGGCCATCGCTCCCAGCATGAACACGACGAATCCGATGATCCAGGGCGAAATGAACAGGTAGCCGGCCAGCGCTTCGCGGCGGTTGTACTTCACCCTCCCGCTGCGCGCACGGCGTTTAGTGCTCTGCGACCCCGATCTCCGGGCCAGGTCTGCGCTCACAGAGTGCTCCGTTTCTTCCGTCCCGGAGCAGTGGGCACGCCTGACCGCGGGCCCGCCCGCCGCCTTGCGCGCCCTCCCGGGTTACGCTAGCTTTCGAAATAGCAAGTGTACTTACATTTTGAAAGACAACTGTCTTTCCACTCATATTTGTTCTGGCATTGTGGCTGGAACATGGACGGAAGGAAACCCATGGGCGCAAGGAAGACTGTGCTGGCCCTTGCCGTAGTAGCGGCCCTGGCTGCTACCACGGCATGCGGCGGACAAAGCAGCGGTAGTGCGGAGGAGAAGCCGGAATTCTCCAAGGAGGCGTCCGGGGCACTGAATGCCTGGGGTTTCGACAACGCGGACGACGTCGGGAAAGCCCGGATGGCTTATGCCGCGGACCAGCACAAAGACCTGCAGATCACCATGGACCAGACAGCTTTCGACGCCCAGAAATTCACCACCCGCGCCGCCAGTGGCGACGTGCCGGATGTGGTGCAGATGGATCGCGCCTTCGTGGCCACCTACGCCGCGCAGGGACTGATCAAGCCCCTCGACGCTTGTTTCACGGCGCAGGGCATGGACCCGGCCAAGCAGTTCTACCCGGCCGTGACGGAACAGATCACATACAAGGACCAGATCTGGGCGGTGCCGCAGTTCTACCAGCCGGCCGCCATCATCCTCAACCAGTCGGTACTGCAGGCCGCGGGCGTGGACAAGGACCAGATCGACACGTCGAACAAGGACAAACTCCTCGCGGCCGTCGCCAAGACCTACAAGACCAGCGGTGACAACCCCAGCACCCTCGGACTTGATCCGGTTGCCGCCGGCCAGCCCGAGCTGTGGCTGCTCGCCAACGGAGGCCGGCTCATGGACGAAAACGGGGCGCCCGCCCTCGATGACCCCGCAAACGCCGGGGCCCTTGACCTCCTGAAGGAGATCCTCGACGCCCAGGGAGGCTACGCCAAGGTCAAGAGCTTCACCGACGCCTTTGACACCTTCGGAAAGGACAACCAGTACGTCAAGAGCCAGGTGGCCGCGCAGGTGAATGCCCAGTGGTACGTCAACGTGCTCGCCCCCTACGCCCAGAGCCTGAACATCTCCGCCGTGCCGTTCAAGGACAAATCCGGGAGCCCGGTCACCGTGGCCGGCGGAACGTCCTTCGTCATCCCGGCCGGCGCCAAGAACCCGAACGCTGCCTGCGCCTGGATGACGTCCCTGGTAACCGATGACGCCTGGTCCGCCGCCGGTGCGGCACGGGCGGACAAGATCGCGGCCACCCCAGGAGCCATCAACACCGGGCTCTTCACCGGGTCCCCCTCGGCGGACAAGCTGATCCGGGACAAGTTCGTCAAGGCCAGCGGCAACGCCGGTTTCGACGAAACGATCGCGACGTTCTACGACGTCCTGCCCACCGGGAAGTCCCTCGGAGCATCGCCGGCGGGCCAGGCGATCAAGACCGAATTGAAGAACGCGGTGGCCTCAGCCTTGCTCGGCGAGAAGAGCGCGGAGAAAGCGCTGGCGGACGCCCAGGCGGCAGCCAAGCGGGCCTTCGACCAGGCCGGGTCCTAGCCAGAACGCCTCGTGGCCTAACGCGCACGACGCAGGCGGGACCGGCTTGATAGGTCCCGCCTGCGTCCTGGCTATGCGGGTCCATGGTGCCGCGCGATAGCAACGGCCTCCTCAATGCCGCGGGTCCAGGGATCACCGTGTCCGGGTAGCACCAACCCCGCCCCGGTCCGCTCCAGCGCGGTAAGGGACTCCAGGTTTTGGCCGCTGTCGGCGGTGGCTGCCCCTGCCACAATCCGGGGCCCGGTGCGTCCGGTGTAGGGATCGAGGGTCACCAGGGCATCGCCGCTGAACAGAACGCCCCGGCTGCGAAGGAACAACGCGCAGTGGCCGCTCGTGTGCCCCGGCGAGAACACGACTTCCGGTCGGCCTGGGACGGGCAGTGCACCCTCGGCCGGGAAGAAGCTGAGGTCTTCGAGTCCGCGCACCCGGAGGGCCCCGGCCCGGGCCATCTTGGCGAGCACCGGCAAACCGGACGGGTGGCTCAGCGAAAAGACCAAGCGTGATCTCTCGTGACGGTAGCGGTACGGGTGCCGGGCAATGTAGGCATCCTCGCGGTGCACCCAGACTGGCACCTGGTGGTCGGTGCGGAGCCTTCGAGCCAATCCGAGATGGTCGAAGTGGGCGTGGGTCAGCACCACCGCCTGCACGTCGTCCAGCCGGCGTTCCAGGCTCCGCAGCGCATCGAGGAGCGTTCCCCACATGGCCGGGAGCCCGGAATCAACCACCGTCACTCCCTCATCACTTTCCACAAGATAGAAATTGACGTGTGCTTCCGAAATGAGGTGCACACCCTCGGCTACGGCAGTTATCGACATGGATGTTCCTTCCCGTCGTCCTCGTTCGAGTGCCGAGGGCCTGCAGGCTTTTGGAGGGGACCTTCGGCTCTGGAGATTGCTAGTAAGTAGTCTTATTATCTAGGCAGGTCGGGCATCCCGCCCAGCCCTTGCGACCAAAAGCGACGTCGGGCTCCGCTCGCGGACCCGACGGCCCGCTAGCGAAATGGAGTTCACCATGACAACGGCAAGCCGCCCTGCGGCGGGTAGCACCGCCATTCAAAAAGCGGCGCAAGCGGTTGGAGCAGTATTCGTGCTGGTCGGCATCCTGGGTTTCATCCCCGGGATCACCGCCAACTATCAGGCACTCGGCATGGCCGGGCATGAGTCGGGGGCACTGCTGCTGGGCGTGTTCCAGGTCTCTATCCTGCACAACATCGTCCACCTGCTCTTCGGGGTGGCGGGGTTGCTGCTCGGCCGGACGCCAGCCCAGGCCCGGAATTACCTGGTCGGCGGGGGTGCCATCTACATCGTGCTGTGGCTGTACGGGCTCCTGGTAGACCACAATTCTCCGGCCAACTTCGTCCCGGTGAACACTGCGGACAACTGGCTGCACCTGGTTCTGGGCCTTGGCATGATCGCCATTGGCCTGGCGCTCTCGTCCAGCCGCCGCGGAACCGCGACGACGCGGACACTCTGACGACGACGGAGCCTGCTACGACGGAGACACCATGACAGGCCACATGCGGCCAAAGCCGCGGGATTCCCCGTTGAGCCGTGCCGCTGGCTAGCGGGTGCTACCGGCGAGGAGGCCGCGGCGGCGGAGCAGCCGCTTTTCAATCGGTGCGAAGACGAGCAGTTCGATCAGGATGCCGACGGCGAGGATCAGCAGGATCGCGGACATCACCACGGTCATGTCCGAGAGGTCGCGGCCCTGGTTGAGCATGGAACCCAACCCGAAGCCGATGCTTCCGCCGACCGCGATGATTTCCGCGGCCATCAGGGAACGCCAGGAGAACGCCCAGCCCTGTTTTAGTCCGCTCAGGTAGCCGGGCAGAGCGGCGGGGAGGATGATCTGCAGGGCAAGTTGCAGGCGCGAGGCGCCAAGAACGGTGCCGACGCTGCGGTACTGCGGCGGGATCTGGTCCACCCCGGAAATCAGCCCGTTGATGATCGATGGGATGGCCCCCATGAACACCACGAAATACACGGTGGCATCCGTGAGGCCGAACCAGATGATGGCGGCCGGCACCCAGGCCACGGACGGCAGCACCTGGAGCCCTGAAATCAGCGGGCCGAACGCGCGGCGCAACGGTGCCACCTGCGCCAGCAGGAGTCCGATCGGAGTGGCGATGGCCACGCTGATCAGGAACCCCAGGAGTCCGCGTTGCAGCGAGGTCCAGACGGCTTCCTGGAGCTTGCCCCCTGCCCAGAGATTGCCGAACTGTTCCAGCACGTCCAGCGGGCCGGGAACCAGATCGCGCCGCTTGAAGCCCATCGACACGTAGAGCTGCCAGACGATAACGAGCACCACGACCGCGGCGACCGGGAGCAGGATCCGGCTCCAGTCGATGCGGGCCTTGTGCCCGGCGTCGGACTGCAGCGAGTCCAGCCCGGATTCCAGCTCACGAAGGTCGGCCTTTCCGGTGGAGGACCGGGTCAGCGCCGCCGTGACGGACGCCGCCCTGGGCGAGGCGCCGTTGCGCGCGGGGTCCGCGGCGGCATCGGCCGCGGCGGAGAAC
Encoded here:
- a CDS encoding ABC transporter substrate-binding protein, whose protein sequence is MGARKTVLALAVVAALAATTACGGQSSGSAEEKPEFSKEASGALNAWGFDNADDVGKARMAYAADQHKDLQITMDQTAFDAQKFTTRAASGDVPDVVQMDRAFVATYAAQGLIKPLDACFTAQGMDPAKQFYPAVTEQITYKDQIWAVPQFYQPAAIILNQSVLQAAGVDKDQIDTSNKDKLLAAVAKTYKTSGDNPSTLGLDPVAAGQPELWLLANGGRLMDENGAPALDDPANAGALDLLKEILDAQGGYAKVKSFTDAFDTFGKDNQYVKSQVAAQVNAQWYVNVLAPYAQSLNISAVPFKDKSGSPVTVAGGTSFVIPAGAKNPNAACAWMTSLVTDDAWSAAGAARADKIAATPGAINTGLFTGSPSADKLIRDKFVKASGNAGFDETIATFYDVLPTGKSLGASPAGQAIKTELKNAVASALLGEKSAEKALADAQAAAKRAFDQAGS
- a CDS encoding MBL fold metallo-hydrolase, which produces MSITAVAEGVHLISEAHVNFYLVESDEGVTVVDSGLPAMWGTLLDALRSLERRLDDVQAVVLTHAHFDHLGLARRLRTDHQVPVWVHREDAYIARHPYRYRHERSRLVFSLSHPSGLPVLAKMARAGALRVRGLEDLSFFPAEGALPVPGRPEVVFSPGHTSGHCALFLRSRGVLFSGDALVTLDPYTGRTGPRIVAGAATADSGQNLESLTALERTGAGLVLPGHGDPWTRGIEEAVAIARHHGPA
- a CDS encoding DUF4383 domain-containing protein translates to MTTASRPAAGSTAIQKAAQAVGAVFVLVGILGFIPGITANYQALGMAGHESGALLLGVFQVSILHNIVHLLFGVAGLLLGRTPAQARNYLVGGGAIYIVLWLYGLLVDHNSPANFVPVNTADNWLHLVLGLGMIAIGLALSSSRRGTATTRTL
- a CDS encoding ABC transporter permease: MPSKSLFSAAADAAADPARNGASPRAASVTAALTRSSTGKADLRELESGLDSLQSDAGHKARIDWSRILLPVAAVVVLVIVWQLYVSMGFKRRDLVPGPLDVLEQFGNLWAGGKLQEAVWTSLQRGLLGFLISVAIATPIGLLLAQVAPLRRAFGPLISGLQVLPSVAWVPAAIIWFGLTDATVYFVVFMGAIPSIINGLISGVDQIPPQYRSVGTVLGASRLQLALQIILPAALPGYLSGLKQGWAFSWRSLMAAEIIAVGGSIGFGLGSMLNQGRDLSDMTVVMSAILLILAVGILIELLVFAPIEKRLLRRRGLLAGSTR